The Gadus macrocephalus chromosome 21, ASM3116895v1 genome has a segment encoding these proteins:
- the tfap2d gene encoding transcription factor AP-2-delta, which translates to MLNFQNFYITKGPTTSAEKYPASTKSVSQPHPCRGETLAFRQLSADTECARGTYFISLGFLDFKVFFYISIGEDGKESLWKKKSTMSATFPGLVHDAEIRHDGSNSYRLMQLGCLESVANSSVAYSSSSPLTYPAAAATEFASPYFSANHQYTPLHHQSFHYEFQHSHPAVAPEAYGLNSLHSGQYYQQIHHGEPADFINLHNARSALKSSCLDEQQRRELGCLDAYRRHDLSLMTSHGSQAYGVGMHHADQRLLPAAGLGLPPPGADDIQGSVEAQCGLVLNGQGGVIRRGGTCVVNPTDLFCSVPGRLSLLSSTSKYKVTIAEVKRRLSPPECLNASLLGGILRRAKSKNGGRCLREKLDRLGLNLPAGRRKAANVTLLTSLVEGEALHLARDFGYTCETEFPTKAVGEHLARQHSEPKETSARKKMVLATKQICKEFQDLLSQDRSPLGSSRPTPILDLDIQRHLTHFSLITHGFGTPAVCAALSTFQTVLSEMLNYLDKHTGAGGGKAGSGGPGGDQQLSNGSEKSALRKTIDSKDGKTEKTE; encoded by the exons ATGCTTAATTTTCAGAACTTCTATATTACCAAGGGACCTACGACATCAGCCGAGAAATACCCTGCAAGTACAAAATCCGTGAGCCAGCCCCATCCGTGCAGAGGGGAGACGCTCGCTTTCCGTCAGCTTTCCGCCGATACCGAGTGTGCGCGTGGGACTTATTTTATTTCTCTGGGTTTTTTGGattttaaagtatttttttacatttcgaTCGGCGAGGACGGAAAAGAGtcactttggaaaaaaaaaagcacaatgtCAGCAACCTTTCCCGGACTAGTCCACGACGCCGAG ATACGTCACGACGGATCAAACAGCTACCGCCTGATGCAGCTGGGCTGCCTGGAGTCCGTGGCCAACTCCTCGGTCGCCTACTCCTCGTCCTCCCCGCTCACCTACCCCGCGGCGGCCGCCACGGAGTTCGCCTCGCCCTACTTCTCCGCCAACCACCAGTACACGCCCTTACACCACCAGTCCTTCCACTACGAGTTCCAGCACTCCCACCCCGCGGTGGCTCCCGAGGCCTACGGGCTCAACTCCCTGCACTCGGGCCAGTACTACCAGCAGATCCACCACGGGGAACCCGCCGACTTCATAAACTTGCACAACGCGCGCTCGGCGCTCAAGTCCTCGTGCCTGGACGAGCAGCAGCGGCGCGAGCTGGGCTGCCTCGACGCCTACAGGCGCCATGACCTGTCGCTGATGACGTCACACGGCTCCCAGGCCTACGGCGTGGGCATGCACCACGCGGACCAGAGGCTACTGCCCGCCGCCGGCCTGGGGCTGCCTCCGCCCGGGGCAGACGACATACAG GGCTCCGTGGAGGCGCAGTGTGGGCTGGTGCTGAACGGCCAAGGGGGCGTCATACGGAGAG GGGGCACGTGCGTGGTGAACCCCACGGACCTGTTCTGCTCGGTGCCAGGCCGCCTGTCGCTGCTCAGCTCCACCTCCAAGTACAAGGTGACCATCGCCGAGGTGAAGAGACGCCTGTCGCCCCCCGAGTGCCTCAACGCCTCCCTGCTGGGCGGGATACTGCGCAG AGCGAAGTCCAAGAACGGCGGCCGCTGTCTGCGGGAGAAGCTGGACCGGCTGGGCCTCAACCTGCCGGCGGGCCGGAGGAAAGCGGCCAACGTCACGCTGCTCACCTCCCTGGTGGAAG GTGAGGCGCTCCACCTAGCTCGGGACTTCGGCTACACCTGCGAGACGGAGTTCCCCACCAAGGCGGTGGGGGAGCACCTGGCCCGACAGCACAGCGAGCCCAAGGAGACCAGCGCACGCAAGAAGATGGTGCTCGCCACAAA GCAAATCTGTAAGGAGTTCCAGGACTTGTTGAGCCAAGACCGGTCTCCTCTGGGCTCGTCCCGACCCACCCCCATCCTGGACCTGGACATCCAGAGACACCTCACACACTTcag TCTCATCACCCACGGCTTCGGCACGCCGGCGGTGTGCGCGGCGCTGAGCACCTTCCAGACGGTGCTGAGCGAGATGCTCAACTACCTGGACAAGCAcacgggggccggggggggcaaGGCGGGCTCGGGGGGCCCCGGCGGTGACCAGCAGCTCAGCAACGGCTCGGAAAAGTCGGCGCTCCGGAAAACCATTGACAGCAAAGACGGGAAAACGGAAAAGACTGAGTAG